The following are encoded in a window of Novosphingobium sp. THN1 genomic DNA:
- a CDS encoding LacI family DNA-binding transcriptional regulator, with the protein MGRRPSNKPTSFDIAYLAGVSQPTVSRALRGSKSVSLATRQKIEAIARQLNYTVDKNASSLRSQRSNTLALLFFEDPTPDESNINPFFLAMLGSITRHCAHRGLDLLISFQKLDDDWHKRYQDSHRADGLILLGYGDYTAYEPRLRQLLRSGTHFVRWGSVDDGTIGATVGSDNFGAGRLAGEHLLARGRKRIAFLGQADSHYPEFEQRYAGLAKAVVTAGLSPDPALLVDAVSSEENGYHAARELLSREAPFDAIFAASDLIAVGAMRALSEAGLSVPEEVAVVGFDDIPAAAFTSPPLTTIMQDIRLAGEALVESVLAQVEGRPGNPRVLPARLVVRASSGG; encoded by the coding sequence ATGGGGCGCAGGCCTTCCAACAAACCAACCAGTTTCGACATTGCCTACCTTGCCGGCGTATCACAGCCCACTGTGAGCAGGGCGTTGCGCGGCAGCAAGTCGGTCAGTCTCGCAACGCGGCAGAAGATCGAGGCCATCGCTCGGCAACTCAACTACACGGTCGACAAGAACGCTTCGTCGCTGCGCTCGCAACGGTCAAACACGCTGGCTCTGCTGTTTTTCGAGGACCCAACGCCGGACGAATCCAACATCAACCCGTTCTTCCTCGCCATGCTCGGGTCGATCACGCGGCATTGCGCCCATCGCGGGCTGGACCTGCTCATTTCGTTCCAGAAACTGGATGACGATTGGCACAAGCGATACCAGGACAGCCATCGCGCGGACGGCCTGATCCTGCTTGGTTATGGCGACTATACGGCATACGAGCCGCGGCTACGCCAGTTGCTCCGATCCGGCACGCATTTCGTACGCTGGGGCTCGGTTGACGACGGCACAATCGGAGCCACGGTCGGGTCGGACAATTTCGGCGCGGGACGGCTTGCGGGCGAGCACCTTCTGGCACGCGGACGAAAGCGGATCGCGTTCCTCGGCCAAGCGGATTCGCACTATCCGGAATTCGAACAGCGCTATGCAGGCCTTGCCAAAGCTGTCGTGACAGCAGGCCTCTCACCAGACCCGGCCCTGCTCGTCGACGCCGTCTCATCGGAAGAAAACGGCTATCACGCCGCGCGCGAGCTCCTGTCGCGGGAGGCGCCGTTCGATGCGATCTTTGCCGCCAGCGATCTCATTGCGGTAGGCGCCATGCGTGCACTTTCCGAAGCCGGACTCTCGGTTCCGGAAGAAGTCGCGGTCGTCGGCTTTGACGACATTCCGGCCGCGGCCTTCACGTCACCTCCGCTCACCACGATCATGCAGGATATCCGCCTGGCTGGCGAAGCGCTGGTGGAAAGCGTTCTCGCGCAAGTCGAAGGCCGCCCAGGCAATCCCCGCGTGCTGCCGGCCCGGCTAGTGGTTCGCGCAAGCAGCGGTGGTTGA
- the edd gene encoding phosphogluconate dehydratase — MMPLHPTVERVTQRIIERSRPTRAAYLDLIERSRDKGLNRPQLSCGNLAHGFAASGEDKTLIKSGKAMNIGIVTAYNDMLSAHQPYGRYPEQIKIFAREVGATAQVAGGVPAMCDGVTQGQDSMELSLFSRDNIAMAAVVGLSHAMFEGALLLGICDKIVPGLLIGSLRFGHLPTILVPAGPMPSGLPNKEKVRIRQLYAEGKVGRDELLESESASYHSPGTCTFYGTANSNQMMMEMMGLHMPGSSFVQPGLKLRQELTRAAVHRITQIGWNGDDYRPLGLCVDEKAIVNAIAGLLATGGSTNHVIHLPAIARAAGIQIDWDDMDELSRAVPLIASVYPNGAGDVNAFAAAGGMPYVIRELIGAGLAHADIMTVYGKSLEEGAQEPVMDGDSLKWNPAPETSGDEKMLRPVAAPFQAEGGFRLLKGNLGRGTIKVSAVDPSRWTIEAPCRVFNDQNDVLGAFKAGELEKDVVVVVRFQGPAANGMPELHKLTPPLGVLQDRGFKVALVTDGRMSGASGKVPAAIHVSPEAKTGGPLAKLRDGDVVRVCANTGELAALVPAEEWNAREEAVAPSAGLGVGRELFALMRLHSDEAERGGSAMLAAAGL; from the coding sequence ATGATGCCCTTGCATCCTACCGTCGAGCGCGTCACCCAACGCATCATCGAACGCTCGCGCCCGACGCGCGCCGCCTATCTCGACCTGATCGAGCGCTCGCGCGACAAGGGCCTCAACCGTCCGCAGCTGTCCTGTGGCAATCTCGCCCACGGCTTTGCCGCCTCGGGCGAGGACAAGACTTTGATCAAGAGCGGCAAGGCGATGAACATCGGCATCGTCACCGCCTACAACGACATGCTCTCGGCGCATCAGCCCTATGGCCGCTACCCCGAGCAGATCAAGATCTTCGCACGCGAAGTGGGTGCGACGGCGCAGGTTGCGGGCGGCGTTCCGGCCATGTGCGATGGCGTGACGCAGGGCCAGGATTCGATGGAACTGTCGCTGTTCAGCCGCGACAACATCGCCATGGCGGCGGTCGTCGGCCTCAGCCATGCCATGTTCGAAGGCGCGCTTCTGCTCGGCATTTGCGACAAGATCGTGCCGGGTTTGCTGATCGGCTCCCTGCGCTTTGGCCACCTACCGACGATCCTCGTCCCTGCAGGCCCGATGCCGAGCGGCCTTCCCAACAAGGAAAAGGTGCGCATCCGCCAGCTCTATGCCGAGGGCAAGGTCGGGCGCGACGAACTGCTCGAAAGTGAAAGCGCCAGCTATCATTCGCCGGGCACCTGCACGTTCTATGGCACCGCCAACTCCAACCAGATGATGATGGAGATGATGGGCCTGCACATGCCGGGCTCGAGCTTCGTCCAGCCCGGCTTGAAGCTGCGGCAGGAGCTGACGCGGGCAGCCGTGCATCGCATCACCCAGATTGGTTGGAACGGCGACGACTATCGCCCGCTCGGCTTGTGCGTGGACGAGAAGGCCATCGTCAATGCCATTGCCGGGCTGCTGGCAACTGGCGGTTCGACCAATCATGTCATCCATCTGCCCGCCATCGCCCGTGCGGCCGGCATCCAGATCGACTGGGACGACATGGACGAATTGAGCCGTGCCGTGCCGCTTATCGCCAGCGTCTATCCCAACGGTGCAGGCGACGTGAACGCTTTTGCCGCGGCCGGTGGCATGCCCTACGTGATCCGCGAATTGATCGGCGCAGGCCTGGCCCACGCCGATATCATGACCGTCTACGGCAAGTCGCTCGAAGAGGGCGCGCAGGAGCCGGTCATGGATGGCGATTCCCTCAAGTGGAACCCCGCTCCGGAAACGTCGGGCGACGAGAAGATGCTGCGCCCGGTCGCCGCACCGTTCCAGGCCGAGGGCGGCTTCCGCCTCCTCAAGGGCAATCTCGGTCGTGGAACCATCAAGGTCAGCGCGGTCGATCCCTCGCGCTGGACCATCGAGGCGCCGTGCAGGGTGTTTAACGACCAGAACGACGTGCTCGGGGCGTTCAAGGCCGGAGAACTTGAAAAGGATGTGGTCGTCGTGGTCCGCTTCCAGGGCCCTGCCGCCAACGGCATGCCCGAACTCCACAAGCTGACCCCGCCACTGGGCGTGCTCCAGGATCGCGGGTTCAAGGTGGCACTGGTCACCGATGGTCGCATGTCTGGCGCATCGGGGAAGGTGCCTGCCGCCATCCACGTCTCGCCCGAAGCAAAGACCGGCGGCCCCCTCGCCAAGCTGCGCGATGGCGACGTGGTCCGCGTCTGCGCCAATACCGGCGAACTGGCAGCGCTTGTCCCGGCCGAGGAATGGAACGCACGCGAAGAAGCTGTCGCGCCTTCTGCCGGTCTTGGCGTAGGACGCGAACTCTTCGCGCTGATGCGCCTGCATTCCGATGAAGCGGAACGCGGCGGTTCGGCGATGCTGGCAGCCGCCGGACTCTGA
- a CDS encoding alpha-amylase family glycosyl hydrolase, which yields MKTSEAVLASPMPQADAPWWRGAAIYQIYPRSFCDSNGDGIGDLPGITQRLDHVARLGVDAIWVSPFFKSPMRDFGYDVADYCDVDPIFGTLADFDVMVKRAHELGLKVTIDQVYAHTSDLHPWFEESRQDQLNDKADWYVWADPKPDGSPPSNWQSVFGGPAWTWDARRRQYYLHNFLSSQPQMNAHNPDVQDALLGVMRFWLDRGVDGFRLDALNFLMHDPTLRDNPPSPDDGRRKTRPFDYQLKIYNQSHPDILKFIQRVRKLCDEYGAVFTVAEVGGDLAETEMKAFTAGEDHLNSAYGFDFLYADKLTPRFVEQAVAKWPDTPGIGWPSWAFENHDAPRALSRWCSPDDRDAFARLKAMLFTSLRGNIIVYQGEELGLTQVEIPFEQLQDPEAIANWPLTLSRDGARTPMPWMVQAGEGGFTGGSPWLPVGEENLARAVDRQEADPASLLNLTSDLLRLRRENDALRLGSFEVLHADECLLAIRRVSGGQSIAGLFNLSSVPVVWPQGLVRDGKELASVNGATVGQLPPFGALLIEERI from the coding sequence ATGAAGACTTCAGAAGCCGTCCTTGCCAGCCCCATGCCGCAGGCCGACGCGCCGTGGTGGCGTGGCGCTGCAATCTATCAGATTTACCCGCGCAGCTTCTGCGATTCCAACGGCGACGGCATCGGCGACCTGCCGGGCATTACACAACGGCTCGACCATGTCGCGCGGCTCGGCGTGGACGCAATCTGGGTCTCGCCTTTCTTCAAGTCACCAATGCGTGATTTCGGCTATGACGTGGCCGACTACTGCGACGTCGATCCGATCTTCGGCACGCTCGCTGACTTCGACGTCATGGTGAAGCGGGCGCATGAACTCGGCCTCAAGGTCACGATCGATCAGGTATACGCCCATACTTCGGACTTGCACCCCTGGTTCGAGGAAAGCCGTCAGGACCAGTTGAACGACAAGGCCGACTGGTACGTCTGGGCCGACCCGAAGCCTGATGGTTCGCCGCCCTCAAACTGGCAATCGGTGTTCGGCGGTCCCGCGTGGACCTGGGACGCGCGGAGGCGGCAGTATTACCTGCACAACTTCCTTTCCAGCCAGCCGCAGATGAATGCGCACAATCCCGATGTGCAGGATGCGCTGCTTGGCGTCATGCGGTTCTGGCTGGATCGCGGCGTCGACGGGTTCCGGCTCGATGCGCTCAACTTCCTGATGCACGATCCGACGCTGCGCGACAATCCGCCGTCGCCCGACGACGGCCGTCGCAAGACGCGGCCGTTCGACTACCAGCTGAAGATCTACAACCAGTCGCACCCCGACATCCTCAAGTTCATCCAGCGCGTGCGAAAGCTGTGCGATGAATATGGCGCGGTGTTCACCGTGGCCGAAGTGGGCGGCGATCTGGCCGAAACCGAGATGAAGGCCTTCACCGCCGGTGAGGATCACCTAAATAGCGCCTATGGCTTCGATTTCCTCTATGCCGACAAGCTGACGCCCAGGTTTGTTGAGCAGGCCGTTGCCAAGTGGCCGGACACGCCGGGCATCGGTTGGCCGAGCTGGGCTTTCGAGAACCACGACGCGCCCCGCGCGCTTTCGCGTTGGTGCAGCCCCGATGATCGCGACGCGTTTGCGCGGCTGAAGGCGATGCTGTTCACATCGCTGCGCGGCAATATCATCGTCTATCAGGGCGAGGAGCTCGGGCTGACGCAGGTCGAGATTCCGTTCGAGCAGTTGCAGGACCCGGAAGCCATTGCCAACTGGCCCCTGACGCTTTCGCGAGATGGCGCGCGGACGCCGATGCCATGGATGGTGCAGGCGGGTGAGGGTGGCTTTACCGGCGGTTCGCCGTGGCTTCCAGTGGGTGAAGAGAACCTTGCGCGTGCAGTAGACCGGCAAGAAGCCGACCCGGCATCGCTGCTCAACCTGACCTCGGACTTGCTGCGGTTGCGCCGTGAAAACGATGCGCTGCGGCTGGGCTCCTTCGAAGTGCTCCATGCAGACGAATGCCTACTTGCCATTCGGCGCGTTTCTGGTGGGCAATCGATTGCAGGACTTTTCAACCTGTCCTCCGTCCCGGTGGTCTGGCCGCAAGGGCTGGTGCGGGATGGCAAGGAACTCGCGTCGGTCAACGGCGCCACTGTTGGGCAGTTGCCGCCGTTCGGCGCGCTGCTGATCGAAGAGAGGATCTGA
- a CDS encoding TonB-dependent receptor: MAIRTLSAAAGVSLAAITVALAATPAMAQDAAPAQDQAQADTAPEAQEQAIVVTGFRAALATAVNVKKTSPVIVESVSAEDIGRLPDASIGESIARLPGLTTQRLFGRANSIAIRGSSADLSSTTLNGRPQTSTGEQRNVEFDQFPSEIVSRVDVYKTPQANLVHQGLVGTVDIKTIRPLEFGKSLLSFGGRGTYADLGKVNKDSNEFGYRATATYVGQFMEDRLGVALSAAYTDEPYQAQEFEAWGYADGPNNTKIIGGMKPFGVSTQLKRLGIQGTVQFKPVDALTLTVDGFYGNFKDKQIKRGIEFPLAWSGAQLSPTGIETNGNLITKGTFSGVEAVVNNHGYERNSDIFSGGFNAAWAGEDGWSASFDFGYSKTDRNELSLETNAGTGPGAGVGAADTLTFVSGPTGTSFTSHVLDYGNYNTIVLTDPLGWGGGAPKGSQEGYYNDRIIDDEIKSFQVEVGKELEDSFLSKITVGTAYVDRTKAKTPVEYFLNLTGGAKSLVVPEKYRTGATDLSFIGAGPIIGYDPFRMLEDGVYVKTLNASKDVPAKAYSVTERVMSIYLKGDLKATLGDVEMDGNIGVLAQNTEQKSRGFVNLAAASLVPVTRGARYWDILPSLNLNFRIPGDWVVRFAAAREIQRPRFEDMKVSLDYSYNVNSGVITGNGGNPQLRPYRAWAADLNIEKYFGRKGYVGLQMFYKKLDNYIYKDVVPYDYTGLPIVAPVPITNFVGTINTAVNGSGGKLYGVELAGTLPFEVITPALEGFGFTGGLGYTKTSIKPGPNANSMDLPDYSRWVASGTLFFEKAGFNARVSARHRSSFQGIFVGFGGERELRRALKETIVDAQIGYDFKENSPLNGLSIFVQGQNLTDEPFVSVDNGAPLQIRNYQTYGRRFMAGFNYKF; encoded by the coding sequence ATGGCAATTCGCACATTATCCGCTGCTGCGGGCGTATCGCTCGCCGCCATCACGGTTGCGCTCGCCGCGACCCCGGCCATGGCGCAGGATGCTGCCCCGGCACAGGATCAGGCGCAGGCTGACACCGCTCCTGAAGCGCAGGAACAGGCCATCGTCGTGACCGGCTTCCGCGCTGCGCTCGCCACGGCCGTGAACGTCAAGAAGACCTCGCCGGTCATCGTGGAATCGGTTTCGGCAGAAGACATCGGCCGTCTTCCCGATGCATCGATCGGTGAATCGATCGCGCGTCTTCCGGGCCTCACCACCCAGCGCCTGTTCGGCCGCGCCAACTCGATCGCTATCCGTGGTTCGAGCGCGGACCTGTCCTCGACCACGCTGAATGGTCGCCCGCAGACCTCGACGGGCGAGCAGCGCAATGTCGAGTTCGACCAGTTCCCGTCGGAAATCGTCAGCCGCGTTGACGTCTACAAGACACCGCAGGCGAACCTTGTCCACCAGGGCCTCGTGGGTACCGTCGACATCAAGACGATCCGCCCGCTCGAATTTGGCAAGAGCCTGCTCTCGTTCGGCGGCCGCGGCACTTATGCAGACCTCGGCAAGGTCAACAAGGACAGCAACGAGTTCGGCTATCGCGCAACTGCGACCTACGTCGGCCAGTTCATGGAAGACCGTCTCGGCGTGGCACTGTCGGCCGCCTACACCGACGAGCCCTACCAGGCTCAGGAATTCGAAGCCTGGGGTTACGCCGACGGCCCGAACAACACCAAGATCATCGGCGGCATGAAGCCGTTTGGCGTTTCCACGCAGCTCAAGCGCCTCGGCATTCAAGGCACCGTTCAGTTCAAGCCGGTGGACGCACTGACCCTGACGGTTGACGGCTTCTACGGCAATTTCAAGGACAAGCAGATCAAGCGCGGCATCGAGTTCCCGCTTGCCTGGAGCGGAGCGCAGCTGTCGCCGACCGGCATCGAGACCAATGGCAACCTGATCACCAAGGGCACGTTCTCTGGCGTCGAAGCTGTCGTCAACAACCACGGCTACGAGCGCAACTCCGACATCTTCTCGGGCGGCTTCAACGCGGCTTGGGCTGGCGAAGATGGCTGGTCGGCTTCGTTCGACTTCGGCTATTCGAAGACGGACCGCAACGAACTGAGCCTCGAAACCAACGCAGGCACTGGTCCGGGCGCGGGCGTTGGCGCGGCGGACACACTGACTTTCGTCAGCGGGCCGACCGGCACCAGCTTCACCAGCCACGTGCTCGATTACGGCAACTACAACACCATCGTGCTGACCGATCCGCTCGGTTGGGGTGGTGGTGCGCCGAAGGGTTCGCAGGAAGGCTACTACAACGATCGTATCATCGACGATGAGATAAAGAGCTTCCAGGTCGAAGTCGGCAAGGAACTGGAGGACAGCTTTCTTTCGAAGATCACTGTCGGCACGGCATACGTCGATCGGACCAAGGCCAAGACCCCGGTCGAGTACTTCCTCAATCTCACTGGTGGCGCCAAGTCGCTGGTCGTGCCGGAGAAGTATCGCACGGGCGCGACAGACCTGTCGTTCATTGGTGCGGGCCCGATCATCGGCTACGATCCGTTCAGGATGCTTGAGGACGGCGTCTACGTGAAGACGCTCAATGCCTCGAAGGACGTGCCCGCCAAGGCCTACTCGGTCACCGAGCGCGTGATGTCGATCTACCTGAAGGGCGACCTCAAGGCGACGCTCGGCGACGTCGAGATGGACGGCAACATCGGCGTTCTGGCCCAGAACACCGAGCAGAAGTCGCGCGGCTTCGTGAACCTGGCAGCTGCATCGCTGGTGCCTGTCACCCGCGGCGCGCGTTATTGGGACATCCTGCCCAGCCTCAACCTCAACTTCCGCATTCCGGGTGATTGGGTTGTCCGCTTTGCTGCGGCCCGCGAGATCCAGCGTCCGCGCTTCGAGGACATGAAGGTCAGCCTGGACTACAGCTACAATGTCAACAGCGGCGTGATCACCGGAAACGGCGGTAACCCGCAGCTGCGTCCGTACCGTGCGTGGGCAGCTGACCTGAACATCGAGAAGTACTTCGGACGCAAGGGCTACGTCGGCCTGCAGATGTTCTACAAGAAGCTCGACAACTACATCTACAAGGATGTCGTTCCTTACGACTACACCGGCCTGCCCATCGTTGCCCCGGTTCCGATCACGAACTTCGTCGGCACGATCAATACGGCGGTCAACGGTTCGGGCGGCAAGCTCTATGGCGTGGAACTCGCCGGCACGCTTCCGTTCGAAGTCATCACCCCGGCGCTTGAAGGGTTCGGCTTCACCGGCGGCCTTGGCTACACCAAGACTTCGATCAAGCCCGGTCCGAACGCGAATTCGATGGATCTGCCAGACTATTCGCGCTGGGTCGCTTCGGGCACGCTGTTCTTCGAGAAGGCCGGTTTCAACGCTCGCGTCTCGGCCCGTCATCGCTCGTCGTTCCAGGGCATCTTCGTTGGCTTCGGCGGCGAGCGTGAACTGCGCCGCGCGCTGAAGGAAACCATCGTCGATGCGCAGATCGGCTATGACTTCAAGGAAAACAGCCCGCTCAACGGTCTGTCCATCTTCGTGCAGGGTCAGAATCTGACTGACGAGCCTTTCGTTTCGGTCGACAACGGTGCGCCGCTGCAGATCCGCAATTACCAGACCTATGGCCGCCGCTTCATGGCGGGCTTCAACTACAAGTTCTGA
- the zwf gene encoding glucose-6-phosphate dehydrogenase, producing the protein MIETSCSALLLFGATGDLSRRMLLPSLYALHEDGLIGPDLRIVGTARSEHDDAEFREFARAALAEFLPEDRRDEEKLASFLDRLEYQTLDASNVDGFGALAEKLGDTSCGLSIFLSTAPFLFEPTIEGLKRAGLAHANVRIGLEKPLGNDLASSTRINDAVAAAFAEEQIFRIDHYLGKETVQNLMALRFANMMFEPLWNAGGIDHVQITVSETVGLEGRKGFYDDTGALRDMVQNHMLQLLALTAMEPPASLDATSIRDEKVKVLRALRPVKAEEMVRGQYRTGAVKGASVAGYQEDLGEASDTETFVAIKAHVDNWRWTGVPFYLRTGKRLAERRSEIVVEFKQVPHNVFAERGGRIRANRLVIRLQPEEYVRLQVMAKEPGLDRGGIVLREVNLDLSLTTAFAKARRRIAYERLLLDLIEGEQTLFVRRDEVEAQWKWVDAIRKVWADTAMEARPYAAGSWGPNAGIALTERDGRSWND; encoded by the coding sequence ATGATCGAAACCAGCTGCTCGGCTCTGCTGCTGTTCGGTGCCACCGGCGATCTTTCACGGCGCATGCTCCTGCCGTCGCTCTATGCCTTGCACGAGGACGGGCTCATCGGGCCGGATCTGCGGATTGTCGGCACGGCGCGTTCAGAACATGACGATGCCGAGTTCCGGGAATTTGCTCGCGCCGCGCTTGCCGAGTTCCTGCCTGAAGACAGGCGGGACGAGGAGAAGCTGGCAAGCTTCCTTGATCGGCTCGAATACCAGACGCTGGATGCATCGAATGTCGATGGCTTCGGCGCGCTGGCCGAGAAGCTCGGGGACACTTCGTGCGGTCTTTCGATCTTCCTTTCGACCGCCCCGTTCCTGTTCGAGCCCACGATCGAAGGGTTGAAGCGGGCAGGGCTGGCCCATGCCAACGTGCGCATCGGCCTTGAAAAGCCGCTCGGCAACGATCTTGCCTCGTCCACCCGCATCAATGACGCGGTAGCCGCCGCCTTTGCCGAGGAACAGATCTTCCGGATCGACCATTACCTTGGCAAGGAAACGGTCCAGAACCTGATGGCGCTGCGCTTTGCCAACATGATGTTCGAGCCGTTGTGGAACGCAGGCGGCATCGATCATGTGCAGATCACGGTCAGCGAGACGGTCGGGCTCGAAGGGCGCAAGGGCTTTTACGACGATACCGGTGCGCTGCGCGACATGGTGCAGAACCACATGCTGCAGCTCCTGGCGCTGACGGCGATGGAGCCGCCAGCCAGCCTCGATGCCACTTCCATCCGTGATGAAAAGGTCAAGGTGCTGCGCGCGCTGCGCCCCGTGAAGGCCGAGGAAATGGTGCGCGGGCAGTATCGCACCGGCGCGGTCAAGGGCGCTTCGGTCGCTGGCTATCAGGAAGATCTGGGCGAGGCATCGGATACCGAGACTTTCGTTGCCATCAAGGCGCACGTCGATAACTGGCGCTGGACCGGCGTCCCGTTCTATTTGCGCACCGGCAAGCGCCTGGCTGAGCGGCGCAGCGAGATCGTCGTCGAATTCAAGCAGGTGCCGCACAACGTCTTTGCCGAGCGCGGCGGGCGTATCCGCGCCAATCGCCTGGTAATCCGCCTGCAGCCCGAGGAATACGTGCGCCTGCAGGTCATGGCCAAGGAGCCGGGGCTGGACCGCGGTGGCATCGTGCTGCGCGAGGTGAACCTCGACCTGTCGCTGACTACCGCCTTTGCCAAGGCCCGCCGCCGTATTGCCTACGAACGCCTCCTGCTCGATCTGATCGAGGGCGAACAGACCCTGTTCGTGCGCCGTGACGAAGTGGAAGCACAGTGGAAATGGGTTGACGCTATCCGCAAGGTCTGGGCTGACACCGCGATGGAAGCCCGCCCCTATGCCGCGGGTTCGTGGGGGCCGAACGCCGGCATTGCCCTGACCGAGCGTGACGGGAGAAGCTGGAATGACTGA
- a CDS encoding DUF488 family protein produces the protein MTARNIWTIGYEQATVAAVMTALVEAGVEVLADVRALPLSRRPGFSKSALAGSAREAGIEYVHFRALGTPADGRAAARRNDHSALERIYEGQLQLPEAIAAGAILADLAKERNVALLCYERAAHGCHRSLLQKAVLPEFGVIDLLPAD, from the coding sequence ATGACCGCCCGCAACATCTGGACCATCGGGTACGAGCAGGCCACGGTTGCGGCGGTCATGACTGCCCTGGTTGAAGCAGGCGTCGAAGTTCTTGCGGATGTCCGCGCGCTGCCGCTGTCGCGCCGTCCGGGTTTTTCGAAGTCTGCCTTGGCTGGAAGCGCACGCGAAGCCGGGATCGAATACGTTCACTTCAGGGCGCTCGGCACGCCCGCTGATGGGCGAGCCGCGGCGAGGCGGAACGATCATTCCGCGCTCGAGCGGATTTATGAGGGCCAGCTCCAGTTGCCCGAGGCAATCGCGGCCGGCGCCATTCTGGCCGATCTGGCAAAGGAACGGAACGTTGCCCTGCTTTGCTACGAGCGAGCGGCACATGGCTGCCATCGCTCGCTGCTCCAGAAGGCCGTGTTGCCGGAATTTGGCGTGATTGATCTTCTGCCGGCGGATTAG
- a CDS encoding tryptophan 7-halogenase, with protein sequence MIGQGVIPQRWHPLADQVASESLKAFLETVRGAYAKDVARMPSHADYVAHVCGQVPVHA encoded by the coding sequence ATGATCGGGCAGGGGGTGATTCCTCAGCGCTGGCATCCACTCGCCGATCAGGTTGCGTCTGAAAGCCTCAAAGCCTTCCTCGAAACCGTTCGCGGTGCCTATGCAAAGGACGTTGCCCGAATGCCATCCCACGCCGATTACGTCGCTCATGTCTGCGGGCAGGTACCGGTGCATGCGTAA
- a CDS encoding 6-phosphogluconolactonase, producing the protein MTDLVPASVRWAQPGDAAAVADHIARVVSAPGAKRIAFTGGSTPIKVLALLKDRPLDWASVTIALTDDRRVPDDHPASNFGKIHAALGESGAQFERLAEGAQVAPFDLVWLGMGEDGHVASLFPEMTAHVRPGPAVIATTPIPLPSEAPFDRLTLNEKALKATKEIILVVTGAPKKVLLECALAGDDRYPVTQFLRGYGPPVTIYWSE; encoded by the coding sequence ATGACTGACCTCGTGCCGGCAAGCGTGCGGTGGGCGCAGCCCGGCGACGCGGCGGCGGTGGCAGATCACATTGCGCGCGTGGTTTCCGCACCCGGCGCGAAGCGGATTGCGTTCACTGGTGGCTCCACCCCAATCAAGGTGCTGGCCCTGCTCAAGGATCGCCCGCTCGACTGGGCCAGCGTGACCATCGCCCTGACTGATGATCGCAGGGTGCCTGACGACCATCCGGCAAGCAACTTCGGCAAGATCCACGCAGCGCTCGGAGAGTCCGGCGCGCAGTTCGAACGACTCGCAGAAGGCGCGCAAGTCGCGCCATTCGATCTCGTCTGGCTCGGCATGGGCGAGGATGGCCACGTCGCCTCGCTGTTCCCGGAAATGACAGCGCATGTCCGGCCAGGACCTGCGGTTATTGCCACGACGCCGATCCCGCTGCCGTCGGAAGCACCGTTCGATCGGCTCACCTTGAACGAAAAAGCGCTCAAGGCGACGAAGGAGATTATCCTCGTCGTGACTGGCGCCCCGAAGAAGGTGTTGCTGGAATGCGCCTTGGCGGGTGACGACCGCTATCCCGTTACCCAATTCCTGCGCGGCTACGGCCCGCCCGTGACTATCTACTGGAGCGAATGA